One Euphorbia lathyris chromosome 1, ddEupLath1.1, whole genome shotgun sequence DNA segment encodes these proteins:
- the LOC136223836 gene encoding large ribosomal subunit protein eL8y: MAPKRGVKAPVPAKKKTEKVVNPLIEKRPKQFGIGGALPPKKDLTRFVKWPHVVRIQRQRRILKQRLKVPPAVNQFTKTLDKNLATQLFKLLLKYRPEDKAAKKERLLQRAQAEADGKTVESKKPIVVKYGLNHVTYLIEQNKAQLVVIAHDVDPIELVVWLPALCRKMEVPYAIVKGKSRLGAIVHKKTAAALCITSVKNEDKMEFSKILEAVKANFNDKFDEHRKKWGGGIMGSKSQAKSKAKERVLAKEAAQRMN, encoded by the exons ATG GCTCCTAAAAGAGGTGTGAAGGCCCCAGTTCCGGCGAAGAAGAAAACT GAAAAGGTTGTGAATCCTTTGATTGAAAAGCGGCCAAAGCAGTTTGGTATAGGCGGCGCATTGCCACCCAAAAAGGACTTGACTAGGTTTGTCAAGTGGCCTCATGTTGTTCGTATTCAGAGGCAAAGAAGGATTCTTAAACAACGTCTCAAGGTTCCTCCTGCCGTTAACCAGTTCACTAAAACTTTGGACAAAAACCTCG CGACACAGCTTTTTAAGTTACTGCTCAAGTATAGGCCTGAAGACAAGGCAGCCAAGAAGGAAAGGCTTCTTCAGAGGGCACAAGCCGAGGCTGATGGAAAAACTGTGGAATCAAAGAAGCCGATTGTCGTTAAATATGGGCTTAACCATGTGACTTACCTCATTGAGCAG AACAAGGCTCAATTGGTTGTAATAGCACATGATGTCGACCCAATTGAGCTGGTCGTATGGCTGCCTGCATTGTGCCGCAAAATGGAGGTACCTTACGCAATTGTGAAGGGCAAATCAAGGCTTGGAGCG ATTGTCCACAAAAAAACTGCTGCAGCTTTGTGCATTACCTCCGTGAAGAATGAAGATAAAATggaattttcaaaaattttggAGGCTGTTAAG GCCAATTTCAACGACAAGTTTGATGAGCACCGAAAGAAGTGGGGTGGTGGCATTATGGGATCGAAATCGCAGGCCAAGAGCAAAGCAAAGGAAAGAGTCTTAGCAAAGGAGGCTGCCCAGAGAATGAACTGA
- the LOC136223844 gene encoding uncharacterized protein, whose translation MGGGGQQLLKRIPRIKFPQRHGKASSSSETSTSQDIHHFSVSKSDVLAPPLDTAVGGKASLQPKRTPVSEREIEAVLLGGCL comes from the exons ATGGGAGGAGGAGGTCAGCAGCTTTTGAAGAGAATTCCACGAATTAAATTCCCACAGCGACATGGAAAAGCTTCATCATCTTCAG AAACATCAACGAGTCAAGACATTCATCACTTCTCAGTGTCGAAGTCGGATGTTCTGGCACCACCCTTGGATACAGCTGTAGGTGGCAAAGCTTCTCTGCAGCCTAAGCGGACGCCTGTCTCTGAGAGAGAAATAGAGGCTGTTCTG CTGGGTGGATGCCTTTGA